A single Fundulus heteroclitus isolate FHET01 chromosome 4, MU-UCD_Fhet_4.1, whole genome shotgun sequence DNA region contains:
- the prc1b gene encoding protein regulator of cytokinesis 1b isoform X3 has protein sequence MRKSEVLASEAVSCLNKALCRLKDIWEEIGIPEDQRLQRTDVVKNHIKNLLDMMIKEEESMKKRLLSSIQTCRTEMEKLCLQLQIPVFEEEDGISILQQEKNIRTEVEVLTKEKSRRMDQLKALLEQEQDLCDILCSLPYGLTPDSVPSLEQLENFRQHIAKQNVEKAKRYSEFTELKKQIILHMEELDHLPETSFEKDVVCEDEDSFCLSRDNITALKLLLCQLEERKAENEATCESHREKIQQLWDRLQVPHEERELFNEHMVASRKRNLEALQTEVLRLEKLQLQNIRNVTEAIRSEISVFWEKCFFSIDERQDFAPYFSEDFNEELLALHDAEIQRLKQHYEGHRELYEGVQKWEESWRLYLELEKKATDPTRFTNRGGNLLKEEKQRAELHKNLPKLEKKLKAQIDAWEGEQGREFLVNGQKFLQYVAEQWELHRIEKEKEKAERHLKKSKQTEEDMLYGTAVRTPSKRRFLGTTTPVKSRKLNATSSMSSGASNSTMRSVFGGTVCRSPVPRLLLSANKTPAPRTPGGSKPPHPRVRGCNKENEAQFKGTPMSARPVQGLQHQDPARHPELNQHHHHQPLTLPL, from the exons ATGAGGAAGAG CGAGGTGCTCGCCTCAGAGGCCGTGTCGTGCCTGAATAAGGCGCTGTGCCGCCTGAAGGACATCTGGGAGGAGATCGGCATCCCGGAGGACCAGAGGCTGCAGAGGACTGATGTTGTCAAGAACCACATTAAG AACCTGTTGGATATGATGATTAAAGAGGAGGAGTCGATGAAAAAGAGGCTCCTAAGCAGCATCCAGACGTGCAGGACAGAGATGGAGAAACTCTGTTTGCAGCTCCAGATTCCTGTTTTTGAG GAGGAAGATGGCATAAGCATTCTCCAGCAAGAGAAGAACATCCGCACGGAGGTGGAGGTTCTAACGAAGGAGAAGAGCCGGCGGATGGATCAGCTGAAAGCTCTgctggagcaggagcaggacCTGTGTGACATTCTGTGCTCCCTGCCGTACGGCCTCACTCCGGATTCGGTGCCGTCGCTGGAGCAGCTGGAGAACTTCCGCCAGCACATCGCCAAGCAGAATGTAGAGAAG GCAAAGCGATACTCGGAGTTCACCGAGCTCAAGAAGCAGATCATTTTGCACATGGAAGAACTGGACCACCTCCCAGAGACGAGTTTTGAGAAAGACGTCGTCTGTGAAGATGAGGACTCCTTTTGCCTTTCCAGGGACAACATCACGGCTCTCAAACTGCTCCTTTGTCAG CTGGAGGAACGTAAGGCAGAGAACGAGGCGACCTGCGAGAGTCACAGAGAGAAGATCCAGCAGCTTTGGGACCGACTGCAGGTTCCCCACGAGGAGAGGGAGCTCTTCAATGAACACATGGTGGCATCCAGGAAGAGGAACCTGGAGGCG CTCCAAACAGAGGTGCTGCGCTTGGAGAAGCTCCAGCTGCAAAACATCCGAAACGTGACCGAAGCCATCCGATCCGAGATCTCCGTGTTTtgggaaaagtgtttttttagcATTGATGAGCGACAGGATTTCGCACCATATTTTAGTG AGGATTTTAATGAGGAGCTGTTGGCTCTGCATGATGCTGAGATTCAGCGCCTGAAGCAGCATTACGAGGGTCACAGGGAGCTTTATGAGGGCGTCCAGAAGTGGGAAGAAAGTTGGAGGCTCTACCTGGAACTCGAG aagaaAGCAACGGATCCAACACGGTTCACTAACAGAGGAGGAAATCTTCTTAAAGAGGAGAAACAAAGGGCAGAACTTCACAAAAACCTCCCGAAG CttgaaaagaaactgaaagccCAGATCGACGCGTGGGAGGGTGAGCAGGGCCGGGAGTTCCTGGTGAACGGTCAGAAGTTCCTGCAGTACGTGGCTGAACAGTGGGAGCTGCACAGGATAGAGAAGGAAAAGGAGAAGGCTGAGAGG CACCTGAAGAAGAGCAAACAGACTGAGGAGGATATGCTGTATGGAACCGCCGTGCGAACTCCAAGCAAACGTCGATTCCTGGGCACGACGACTCCCGTTAAATCCCGAAAG CTAAATGCCACTTCCAGCATGTCCAGTGGCGCCTCTAACAGCACCATGCGCTCCGTGTTCGGCGGGACCGTCTGCCGCTCGCCTGTGCCTCGCCTTCTCCTCTCTGCAAACAAG ACTCCAGCGCCACGGACACCAGGTGGCAGTAAGCCCCCCCACCCGAGGGTCCGGGGCTGCAACAAGGAGAACGAGGCCCAGTTCAAGGGGACCCCCATGAGTG CGAGACCTGTCCAAGGCCTCCAACACCAAGATCCAGCACGGCATCCTGAACTCAAccagcaccaccaccaccagccccTGACTCTGCCACTCTGA
- the prc1b gene encoding protein regulator of cytokinesis 1b isoform X1 yields MRKSEVLASEAVSCLNKALCRLKDIWEEIGIPEDQRLQRTDVVKNHIKNLLDMMIKEEESMKKRLLSSIQTCRTEMEKLCLQLQIPVFEEEDGISILQQEKNIRTEVEVLTKEKSRRMDQLKALLEQEQDLCDILCSLPYGLTPDSVPSLEQLENFRQHIAKQNVEKAKRYSEFTELKKQIILHMEELDHLPETSFEKDVVCEDEDSFCLSRDNITALKLLLCQLEERKAENEATCESHREKIQQLWDRLQVPHEERELFNEHMVASRKRNLEALQTEVLRLEKLQLQNIRNVTEAIRSEISVFWEKCFFSIDERQDFAPYFSEDFNEELLALHDAEIQRLKQHYEGHRELYEGVQKWEESWRLYLELEKKATDPTRFTNRGGNLLKEEKQRAELHKNLPKLEKKLKAQIDAWEGEQGREFLVNGQKFLQYVAEQWELHRIEKEKEKAERHLKKSKQTEEDMLYGTAVRTPSKRRFLGTTTPVKSRKLNATSSMSSGASNSTMRSVFGGTVCRSPVPRLLLSANKTPAPRTPGGSKPPHPRVRGCNKENEAQFKGTPMSGALQTPPCPQNNCSMASVASTYSEFLRDLVSTESVQSSETCPRPPTPRSSTAS; encoded by the exons ATGAGGAAGAG CGAGGTGCTCGCCTCAGAGGCCGTGTCGTGCCTGAATAAGGCGCTGTGCCGCCTGAAGGACATCTGGGAGGAGATCGGCATCCCGGAGGACCAGAGGCTGCAGAGGACTGATGTTGTCAAGAACCACATTAAG AACCTGTTGGATATGATGATTAAAGAGGAGGAGTCGATGAAAAAGAGGCTCCTAAGCAGCATCCAGACGTGCAGGACAGAGATGGAGAAACTCTGTTTGCAGCTCCAGATTCCTGTTTTTGAG GAGGAAGATGGCATAAGCATTCTCCAGCAAGAGAAGAACATCCGCACGGAGGTGGAGGTTCTAACGAAGGAGAAGAGCCGGCGGATGGATCAGCTGAAAGCTCTgctggagcaggagcaggacCTGTGTGACATTCTGTGCTCCCTGCCGTACGGCCTCACTCCGGATTCGGTGCCGTCGCTGGAGCAGCTGGAGAACTTCCGCCAGCACATCGCCAAGCAGAATGTAGAGAAG GCAAAGCGATACTCGGAGTTCACCGAGCTCAAGAAGCAGATCATTTTGCACATGGAAGAACTGGACCACCTCCCAGAGACGAGTTTTGAGAAAGACGTCGTCTGTGAAGATGAGGACTCCTTTTGCCTTTCCAGGGACAACATCACGGCTCTCAAACTGCTCCTTTGTCAG CTGGAGGAACGTAAGGCAGAGAACGAGGCGACCTGCGAGAGTCACAGAGAGAAGATCCAGCAGCTTTGGGACCGACTGCAGGTTCCCCACGAGGAGAGGGAGCTCTTCAATGAACACATGGTGGCATCCAGGAAGAGGAACCTGGAGGCG CTCCAAACAGAGGTGCTGCGCTTGGAGAAGCTCCAGCTGCAAAACATCCGAAACGTGACCGAAGCCATCCGATCCGAGATCTCCGTGTTTtgggaaaagtgtttttttagcATTGATGAGCGACAGGATTTCGCACCATATTTTAGTG AGGATTTTAATGAGGAGCTGTTGGCTCTGCATGATGCTGAGATTCAGCGCCTGAAGCAGCATTACGAGGGTCACAGGGAGCTTTATGAGGGCGTCCAGAAGTGGGAAGAAAGTTGGAGGCTCTACCTGGAACTCGAG aagaaAGCAACGGATCCAACACGGTTCACTAACAGAGGAGGAAATCTTCTTAAAGAGGAGAAACAAAGGGCAGAACTTCACAAAAACCTCCCGAAG CttgaaaagaaactgaaagccCAGATCGACGCGTGGGAGGGTGAGCAGGGCCGGGAGTTCCTGGTGAACGGTCAGAAGTTCCTGCAGTACGTGGCTGAACAGTGGGAGCTGCACAGGATAGAGAAGGAAAAGGAGAAGGCTGAGAGG CACCTGAAGAAGAGCAAACAGACTGAGGAGGATATGCTGTATGGAACCGCCGTGCGAACTCCAAGCAAACGTCGATTCCTGGGCACGACGACTCCCGTTAAATCCCGAAAG CTAAATGCCACTTCCAGCATGTCCAGTGGCGCCTCTAACAGCACCATGCGCTCCGTGTTCGGCGGGACCGTCTGCCGCTCGCCTGTGCCTCGCCTTCTCCTCTCTGCAAACAAG ACTCCAGCGCCACGGACACCAGGTGGCAGTAAGCCCCCCCACCCGAGGGTCCGGGGCTGCAACAAGGAGAACGAGGCCCAGTTCAAGGGGACCCCCATGAGTGGTGCGTTGCAGACCCCACCTTGTCCACAGAATAACTGCAGCATGGCTTCTGTAGCCAGCACATATTCAGAGTTTTTG AGGGACTTGGTCAGCACTGAATCAGTTCAATCAAG CGAGACCTGTCCAAGGCCTCCAACACCAAGATCCAGCACGGCATCCTGA
- the prc1b gene encoding protein regulator of cytokinesis 1b isoform X4 translates to MRKSEVLASEAVSCLNKALCRLKDIWEEIGIPEDQRLQRTDVVKNHIKNLLDMMIKEEESMKKRLLSSIQTCRTEMEKLCLQLQIPVFEEEDGISILQQEKNIRTEVEVLTKEKSRRMDQLKALLEQEQDLCDILCSLPYGLTPDSVPSLEQLENFRQHIAKQNVEKAKRYSEFTELKKQIILHMEELDHLPETSFEKDVVCEDEDSFCLSRDNITALKLLLCQLEERKAENEATCESHREKIQQLWDRLQVPHEERELFNEHMVASRKRNLEALQTEVLRLEKLQLQNIRNVTEAIRSEISVFWEKCFFSIDERQDFAPYFSEDFNEELLALHDAEIQRLKQHYEGHRELYEGVQKWEESWRLYLELEKKATDPTRFTNRGGNLLKEEKQRAELHKNLPKLEKKLKAQIDAWEGEQGREFLVNGQKFLQYVAEQWELHRIEKEKEKAERHLKKSKQTEEDMLYGTAVRTPSKRRFLGTTTPVKSRKLNATSSMSSGASNSTMRSVFGGTVCRSPVPRLLLSANKTPAPRTPGGSKPPHPRVRGCNKENEAQFKGTPMSEGLGQH, encoded by the exons ATGAGGAAGAG CGAGGTGCTCGCCTCAGAGGCCGTGTCGTGCCTGAATAAGGCGCTGTGCCGCCTGAAGGACATCTGGGAGGAGATCGGCATCCCGGAGGACCAGAGGCTGCAGAGGACTGATGTTGTCAAGAACCACATTAAG AACCTGTTGGATATGATGATTAAAGAGGAGGAGTCGATGAAAAAGAGGCTCCTAAGCAGCATCCAGACGTGCAGGACAGAGATGGAGAAACTCTGTTTGCAGCTCCAGATTCCTGTTTTTGAG GAGGAAGATGGCATAAGCATTCTCCAGCAAGAGAAGAACATCCGCACGGAGGTGGAGGTTCTAACGAAGGAGAAGAGCCGGCGGATGGATCAGCTGAAAGCTCTgctggagcaggagcaggacCTGTGTGACATTCTGTGCTCCCTGCCGTACGGCCTCACTCCGGATTCGGTGCCGTCGCTGGAGCAGCTGGAGAACTTCCGCCAGCACATCGCCAAGCAGAATGTAGAGAAG GCAAAGCGATACTCGGAGTTCACCGAGCTCAAGAAGCAGATCATTTTGCACATGGAAGAACTGGACCACCTCCCAGAGACGAGTTTTGAGAAAGACGTCGTCTGTGAAGATGAGGACTCCTTTTGCCTTTCCAGGGACAACATCACGGCTCTCAAACTGCTCCTTTGTCAG CTGGAGGAACGTAAGGCAGAGAACGAGGCGACCTGCGAGAGTCACAGAGAGAAGATCCAGCAGCTTTGGGACCGACTGCAGGTTCCCCACGAGGAGAGGGAGCTCTTCAATGAACACATGGTGGCATCCAGGAAGAGGAACCTGGAGGCG CTCCAAACAGAGGTGCTGCGCTTGGAGAAGCTCCAGCTGCAAAACATCCGAAACGTGACCGAAGCCATCCGATCCGAGATCTCCGTGTTTtgggaaaagtgtttttttagcATTGATGAGCGACAGGATTTCGCACCATATTTTAGTG AGGATTTTAATGAGGAGCTGTTGGCTCTGCATGATGCTGAGATTCAGCGCCTGAAGCAGCATTACGAGGGTCACAGGGAGCTTTATGAGGGCGTCCAGAAGTGGGAAGAAAGTTGGAGGCTCTACCTGGAACTCGAG aagaaAGCAACGGATCCAACACGGTTCACTAACAGAGGAGGAAATCTTCTTAAAGAGGAGAAACAAAGGGCAGAACTTCACAAAAACCTCCCGAAG CttgaaaagaaactgaaagccCAGATCGACGCGTGGGAGGGTGAGCAGGGCCGGGAGTTCCTGGTGAACGGTCAGAAGTTCCTGCAGTACGTGGCTGAACAGTGGGAGCTGCACAGGATAGAGAAGGAAAAGGAGAAGGCTGAGAGG CACCTGAAGAAGAGCAAACAGACTGAGGAGGATATGCTGTATGGAACCGCCGTGCGAACTCCAAGCAAACGTCGATTCCTGGGCACGACGACTCCCGTTAAATCCCGAAAG CTAAATGCCACTTCCAGCATGTCCAGTGGCGCCTCTAACAGCACCATGCGCTCCGTGTTCGGCGGGACCGTCTGCCGCTCGCCTGTGCCTCGCCTTCTCCTCTCTGCAAACAAG ACTCCAGCGCCACGGACACCAGGTGGCAGTAAGCCCCCCCACCCGAGGGTCCGGGGCTGCAACAAGGAGAACGAGGCCCAGTTCAAGGGGACCCCCATGAGTG AGGGACTTGGTCAGCACTGA
- the prc1b gene encoding protein regulator of cytokinesis 1b isoform X2: MRKSEVLASEAVSCLNKALCRLKDIWEEIGIPEDQRLQRTDVVKNHIKNLLDMMIKEEESMKKRLLSSIQTCRTEMEKLCLQLQIPVFEEEDGISILQQEKNIRTEVEVLTKEKSRRMDQLKALLEQEQDLCDILCSLPYGLTPDSVPSLEQLENFRQHIAKQNVEKAKRYSEFTELKKQIILHMEELDHLPETSFEKDVVCEDEDSFCLSRDNITALKLLLCQLEERKAENEATCESHREKIQQLWDRLQVPHEERELFNEHMVASRKRNLEALQTEVLRLEKLQLQNIRNVTEAIRSEISVFWEKCFFSIDERQDFAPYFSEDFNEELLALHDAEIQRLKQHYEGHRELYEGVQKWEESWRLYLELEKKATDPTRFTNRGGNLLKEEKQRAELHKNLPKLEKKLKAQIDAWEGEQGREFLVNGQKFLQYVAEQWELHRIEKEKEKAERHLKKSKQTEEDMLYGTAVRTPSKRRFLGTTTPVKSRKLNATSSMSSGASNSTMRSVFGGTVCRSPVPRLLLSANKTPAPRTPGGSKPPHPRVRGCNKENEAQFKGTPMSGALQTPPCPQNNCSMASVASTYSEFLRDLSKASNTKIQHGILNSTSTTTTSP; this comes from the exons ATGAGGAAGAG CGAGGTGCTCGCCTCAGAGGCCGTGTCGTGCCTGAATAAGGCGCTGTGCCGCCTGAAGGACATCTGGGAGGAGATCGGCATCCCGGAGGACCAGAGGCTGCAGAGGACTGATGTTGTCAAGAACCACATTAAG AACCTGTTGGATATGATGATTAAAGAGGAGGAGTCGATGAAAAAGAGGCTCCTAAGCAGCATCCAGACGTGCAGGACAGAGATGGAGAAACTCTGTTTGCAGCTCCAGATTCCTGTTTTTGAG GAGGAAGATGGCATAAGCATTCTCCAGCAAGAGAAGAACATCCGCACGGAGGTGGAGGTTCTAACGAAGGAGAAGAGCCGGCGGATGGATCAGCTGAAAGCTCTgctggagcaggagcaggacCTGTGTGACATTCTGTGCTCCCTGCCGTACGGCCTCACTCCGGATTCGGTGCCGTCGCTGGAGCAGCTGGAGAACTTCCGCCAGCACATCGCCAAGCAGAATGTAGAGAAG GCAAAGCGATACTCGGAGTTCACCGAGCTCAAGAAGCAGATCATTTTGCACATGGAAGAACTGGACCACCTCCCAGAGACGAGTTTTGAGAAAGACGTCGTCTGTGAAGATGAGGACTCCTTTTGCCTTTCCAGGGACAACATCACGGCTCTCAAACTGCTCCTTTGTCAG CTGGAGGAACGTAAGGCAGAGAACGAGGCGACCTGCGAGAGTCACAGAGAGAAGATCCAGCAGCTTTGGGACCGACTGCAGGTTCCCCACGAGGAGAGGGAGCTCTTCAATGAACACATGGTGGCATCCAGGAAGAGGAACCTGGAGGCG CTCCAAACAGAGGTGCTGCGCTTGGAGAAGCTCCAGCTGCAAAACATCCGAAACGTGACCGAAGCCATCCGATCCGAGATCTCCGTGTTTtgggaaaagtgtttttttagcATTGATGAGCGACAGGATTTCGCACCATATTTTAGTG AGGATTTTAATGAGGAGCTGTTGGCTCTGCATGATGCTGAGATTCAGCGCCTGAAGCAGCATTACGAGGGTCACAGGGAGCTTTATGAGGGCGTCCAGAAGTGGGAAGAAAGTTGGAGGCTCTACCTGGAACTCGAG aagaaAGCAACGGATCCAACACGGTTCACTAACAGAGGAGGAAATCTTCTTAAAGAGGAGAAACAAAGGGCAGAACTTCACAAAAACCTCCCGAAG CttgaaaagaaactgaaagccCAGATCGACGCGTGGGAGGGTGAGCAGGGCCGGGAGTTCCTGGTGAACGGTCAGAAGTTCCTGCAGTACGTGGCTGAACAGTGGGAGCTGCACAGGATAGAGAAGGAAAAGGAGAAGGCTGAGAGG CACCTGAAGAAGAGCAAACAGACTGAGGAGGATATGCTGTATGGAACCGCCGTGCGAACTCCAAGCAAACGTCGATTCCTGGGCACGACGACTCCCGTTAAATCCCGAAAG CTAAATGCCACTTCCAGCATGTCCAGTGGCGCCTCTAACAGCACCATGCGCTCCGTGTTCGGCGGGACCGTCTGCCGCTCGCCTGTGCCTCGCCTTCTCCTCTCTGCAAACAAG ACTCCAGCGCCACGGACACCAGGTGGCAGTAAGCCCCCCCACCCGAGGGTCCGGGGCTGCAACAAGGAGAACGAGGCCCAGTTCAAGGGGACCCCCATGAGTGGTGCGTTGCAGACCCCACCTTGTCCACAGAATAACTGCAGCATGGCTTCTGTAGCCAGCACATATTCAGAGTTTTTG CGAGACCTGTCCAAGGCCTCCAACACCAAGATCCAGCACGGCATCCTGAACTCAAccagcaccaccaccaccagccccTGA
- the ptpmt1 gene encoding phosphatidylglycerophosphatase and protein-tyrosine phosphatase 1, translating into MSGALARLLFYPTLAYNVVMEKVSSRRWFDRVDETVILGALPFRSMTKQLVETENVRGVVTMNEMYETKYFCNSAQEWRAAGVEQLRLSTVDLTGVPTLENLQRGVEFVLQHRQRGTSVYVHCKAGRCRSATLVAAYLIRLHCWTPEEACHRLASIRPHILVRSAQLEMLRKYHQEVCGRSG; encoded by the exons ATGTCCGGGGCGTTAGCCAGGCTGCTCTTCTACCCGACGCTAGCCTACAATGTTGTCATGGAGAAGGTGTCCTCCAGGAGGTGGTTCGACCGGGTGGACGAGACGGTCATCCTGGGAGCGCTGCCGTTCAGGTCCATGACCAAACAG CTGGTGGAAACAGAGAACGTTCGGGGAGTTGTCACCATGAATGAAATGTATGAAACCAAATATTTCTGCAACTCTGCCCAG GAGTGGCGAGCTGCAGGCGTGGAGCAGCTGAGGCTGAGCACCGTGGACCTGACTGGAGTCCCCAccctggagaacctccagcGGGGCGtggagtttgtcctgcagcaCAGACAGCGGGGGACAAGTGTGTATGTCCACTGCAAGGCGGGGCGTTGCCGCAGCGCCACGCTGGTCGCTGCGTACCTCATACGG CTACACTGCTGGACTCCAGAGGAGGCTTGTCACAGGCTGGCGTCCATCAGACCGCACATCTTGGTGCGCTCAGCCCAGCTGGAGATGCTCAGGAAGTACCACCAGGAAGTGTGTGGACGTTCCGGCTGA
- the ndufs3 gene encoding NADH dehydrogenase [ubiquinone] iron-sulfur protein 3, mitochondrial, with product MAASLVRFVRGGLGRSFNIARASCLLQQQQVRSQSSTTETETRPTVRPKDAVTHNQLAAFGEYVAEIMPKYIQQVQVTCYNELEVMIHPDGVIPVLTFLRDHTNAQFRNMIDLTAVDIPSRQNRFEIVYNLLSLRYNSRIRVKTYTDELTPVDSAVPVHKAANWYEREVWDMYGVFFANHPDLRRILTDYGFEGHPFRKDFPLSGYVEVRYDDEVKRVVAEPVELAQEFRKFDLNTPWEVFPAYREPKEAAPKLEAGDTAPEKK from the exons ATGGCGGCGTCGTTGGTGAGGTTTGTCCGCGGAGGTCTTGGACGGAGCTTTAATA ttGCCCGGGCGTCGTgtctcctgcagcagcagcaggtccgATCGCAGAGCTCCACCACCGAGACCGAGACCCGCC CCACAGTCAGGCCCAAGGATGCCGTCACCCACAACCAGCTGGCAGCATTTGGAGAATACGTGGCAGAGATTATGCCCAAATACATCCAGCAAGTCCAG GTGACGTGTTATAATGAGCTGGAGGTGATGATCCACCCTGACGGGGTGATCCCAGTGCTGACCTTCCTGAGGGACCACACCAACGCTCAGTTCAGGAACATGATCGACCTCACCGCCGTGGACATCCCTTCACGGCAGAACCGCTTTGAG ATCGTGTACAATCTGCTGTCGCTGCGGTACAACTCCCGCATTCGTGTCAAGACGTACACGGACGAGTTGACGCCGGTGGACTCCGCCGTGCCGGTCCACAAGGCCGCCAACTGGTACGAGAGGGAG GTGTGGGACATGTACGGCGTGTTCTTCGCCAACCACCCGGACCTCAGGCGCATCCTGACCGACTACGGCTTCGAGGGTCACCCCTTCAGGAAGGACTTCCCTCTGTCCGGATACGTAGAG GTGCGTTACGATGACGAGGTGAAGCGGGTGGTGGCGGAGCCCGTGGAGCTGGCCCAGGAGTTCAGGAAGTTCGACCTGAACACACCCTGGGAGGTTTTCCCGGCGTACCGAGAGCCCAAAGAGGCGGCGCCGAAGCTGGAGGCTGGAGACACGGCCCCTGAGAAGAAGTGA